A section of the Candidatus Thermoplasmatota archaeon genome encodes:
- a CDS encoding hydrogenase iron-sulfur subunit: GSVDSVYILRALLDGADGVFVGGCHPGDCHYIDGNYKARRRMVLLSNILDTLGLEKERVWLRWISASEGQKFADTMREMTDAIKKLGPNPIAKHWNI, translated from the coding sequence CTGGCTCAGTTGACTCGGTTTACATATTACGTGCTCTGCTAGATGGTGCAGATGGTGTTTTTGTAGGAGGATGTCATCCTGGAGATTGTCATTATATAGATGGCAACTATAAGGCGAGGAGACGCATGGTTCTACTAAGCAACATATTAGACACTTTAGGGCTTGAAAAAGAAAGAGTCTGGCTTAGATGGATATCAGCCTCAGAAGGGCAGAAATTTGCTGACACAATGAGAGAGATGACTGATGCTATCAAAAAACTTGGCCCAAATCCGATAGCCAAACACTGGAACATTTAA